The following proteins come from a genomic window of Candidatus Zixiibacteriota bacterium:
- a CDS encoding NAD-dependent deacylase: MENIEFNQQFIEAIKNSTKIALLTGAGVSAESGVPTFRGEDGLWKKFSPAELATFEAFNNNPKLVWEWYNYRRDIIRKIKPNPGHYALAEMADIYDDFTLITQNVDGLHRIAGSPEVLEIHGNINRNRCLECGRMDYTEEFDEFPPICSCGGRLRPDVVWFGEQLPQEVFEKSTAAAYRADIFFSIGTSGMVQPAASLASIAKQNGALVIEVNLEPSGISYVCDLNYYGKSGEILPLIVAKMKELKSSS, encoded by the coding sequence ATGGAGAATATAGAATTCAATCAACAATTTATCGAGGCAATCAAGAATTCCACGAAAATAGCATTGCTTACCGGCGCCGGTGTTTCCGCCGAATCAGGCGTGCCTACTTTTCGGGGCGAGGATGGTCTTTGGAAAAAATTCAGCCCGGCTGAGTTGGCCACTTTCGAGGCATTTAACAACAACCCCAAGCTTGTATGGGAGTGGTATAATTACCGGCGGGATATTATCCGTAAAATAAAGCCAAACCCCGGCCATTATGCTTTGGCGGAGATGGCTGATATATATGATGATTTCACCCTGATTACCCAGAATGTCGATGGGCTTCATCGGATTGCCGGCTCGCCGGAGGTTTTGGAGATTCACGGCAACATAAACCGCAACCGTTGTCTTGAGTGCGGCAGGATGGATTATACTGAGGAATTCGATGAGTTTCCGCCTATCTGTTCATGCGGCGGACGGCTGCGTCCGGATGTGGTTTGGTTTGGCGAGCAGCTGCCGCAAGAGGTATTCGAAAAATCGACAGCGGCGGCGTATCGGGCGGATATTTTTTTCTCTATCGGTACCTCTGGCATGGTCCAGCCGGCGGCTTCATTGGCGAGTATCGCCAAGCAAAATGGCGCGCTGGTCATCGAGGTCAATCTCGAACCCAGCGGGATTTCATATGTTTGCGATTTAAACTACTATGGCAAATCGGGGGAAATACTGCCTTTGATTGTCGCTAAAATGAAAGAATTAAAATCAAGCTCTTAG